A part of Miscanthus floridulus cultivar M001 chromosome 6, ASM1932011v1, whole genome shotgun sequence genomic DNA contains:
- the LOC136456184 gene encoding protein ALTERED PHOSPHATE STARVATION RESPONSE 1-like produces MGCSNSKVDNEEPVRRSKDRKQLMKQLVRRRPELAAAHIAYLHALRNTGATLRQFVELESALSQQPPVDLAAPPSPTPQQPPPPPPEPSVTSSLPPSPHPPPPLPFSPITTIRKMEKRDDELPPPPPLVLSPIRLRKRDDELHGGDFTDDDDDTDSCSTPLPPPLPPGIDWEDLDPYNVHPLSFPSPFADRNDKEVASQVTMDNDPEVDTEFDVEEDESVLGNDDGVMDRVHVNPAKGRALGDGNCSMVSWVTKDSDSMAVPWRSKKSLVEIVKEIDEYFLKAAASGNDVVILLDSAGGRPDALEVEAKKGAGKNSKSAKVFSTFSWSWSFKSQQANSESSVLNSSDSSGYGYHGKTLEKLYDEEQKLYKLIKDEEFARLQYKKHVSVLQKLESGEHDRLHAERVRDAIEELQTRIISLEEAVSLACFSISNLRDEELYPQIIELSAGLVHMWRNMYECHQVQNHIVQQVSLLGNIPGSEPTSDTHCQATCQLEIEVSGWHNAFCNLITLQREYISILNQWISLTDCLPDDGGLMRSSSGIRSLSEELQRALDRLPEKVAAEAIKTFMSIIHSIVVQQSEERQLKKKSDNMDSKFQTQLEKHSENAMQNSAQHPNKNHYSVSKNETKLGAFRKAG; encoded by the exons ATGGGTTGCTCCAACTCTAAAGTGGACAATGAGGAGCCCGTGAGGCGCTCCAAGGACAGGAAGCAGCTCATGAAGCAGCTCGTGCGCCGCCGCCCTGAGCTTGCAGCTGCGCACATTGCATACCTGCACGCCCTCCGCAACACAGGAGCCACCCTCCGGCAATTTGTGGAGCTGGAGTCTGCATTGTCACAGCAGCCTCCCGTAGACCTTGCGGCGCCGCCCTCGCCTACTCCACAGCagccaccgcctcctcctcctgaACCCTCAGTGACATCCTCATTGCCACCCTCGCCACACCCCCCGCCGCCTCTCCCTTTTAGTCCAATAACCACCATAAGAAAGATGGAGAAGAGAGATGATgagctgccaccaccaccacctctggTTTTGAGTCCAATAAGATTAAGAAAGAGGGATGATGAGCTCCATGGGGGTGATtttactgatgatgatgatgacaccgACAGCTGCTCAACTCCTCTACCACCACCCCTGCCACCCGGCATAGATTGGGAGGACTTGGATCCCTACAATGTGCACCCCTTGAGTTTCCCATCTCCATTTGCTGATAGGAACGATAAAGAAGTGGCCTCGCAGGTTACCATGGACAATGATCCTGAGGTAGACACGGAATTTGATGTAgaggaggatgaaagtgtgctTGGCAATGATGATGGCGTTATGGATAGGGTCCATGTGAATCCAGCCAAGGGTAGAGCTCTGGGTGATGGCAACTGTTCAATGGTGAGCTGGGTGACAAAGGATTCAGACTCTATGGCGGTGCCTTGGAGGAGTAAGAAGTCACTTGTAGAGATTGTTAAGGAGATTGATGAGTACTTCTTGAAAGCAGCAGCGAGTGGGAATGACGTTGTGATTCTTTTGGACTCTGCTGGTGGGCGGCCTGATGCCTTAGAGGTAGAAGCAAAGAAAG GTGCAGGAAAAAATTCCAAATCTGCAAAGGTTTTCTCCACGTTTTCTTGGAGCTGGTCTTTTAAATCTCAGCAGGCTAACAGCGAATCCTCAGTTCTGAATTCTAGTGATTCCTCTGGATATGGTTACCATGGCAAGACACTGGAGAAGCTTTATGACGAGGAGCAAAAACTCTACAAGTTAATCAAG GATGAAGAATTTGCAAGGCTCCAGTATAAGAAACATGTCTCAGTGCTACAAAAGCTAGAATCAGGGGAGCATGATAGACTGCATGCAGAAAGAGTTCGGGATGCTATTGAAGAACTGCAAACTCGGATAATCTCATTGGAGGAAGCTGTGAGTTTGGCGTGTTTTTCCATATCAAATCTCAGAGACGAGGAATTATATCCTCAGATTATTGAATTATCTGCTGG GCTTGTGCATATGTGGAGAAACATGTACGAGTGCCATCAGGTCCAGAATCATATTGTCCAGCAAGTTAGTCTCCTTGGCAACATACCTGGGAGTGAACCAACAAGTGACACTCATTGCCAGGCAACATGTCAACTGGAAATTGAGGTGTCTGGATGGCACAATGCCTTCTGCAATCTCATCACATTGCAGCGTGAATACATTAGCATCCTTAACCAATGGATTAGTCTCACAGACTGCCTTCCAGATGATGGTGGCTTAATGAGAAGTTCATCTGGAATCCGTAGCCTCTCCGAGGAACTCCAGCGTGCTCTTGACAGGCTACCGGAGAAG GTAGCAGCTGAAGCAATAAAGACCTTTATGTCAATCATACACTCTATAGTTGTACAGCAGAGTGAAGAGCGCCAACTAAAGAAGAAGTCAGATAACATGGATAGCAAGTTCCAGACCCAGTTAGAGAAACACAGTGAAAATGCAATGCAAAACTCAGCCCAGCATCCAAATAAGAATCACTATTCAGTATCAAAGAATGAAACGAAACTGGGTGCATTTAGGaaagcaggttga